CAACATGATAGCCAATCGGCCGGACTGGTGCATCTCCCGCCAGCGCACCTGGGGCGTGCCCATCGTGGCACTGCTCTGCGAGGCGTGCGACGAGGCATACTTCGACCAGATCTGGGTTGAAGCAGTGGTCGCAAAATTCGCAACCCACGAGCGCGGCTGCGACTACTGGTTCGAAGCCGAGCTCGACGAACTGCTCGCCATGCCCAACGCGCCCACGGCATGCCCGACCTGCGGCGCATCCAAGTGGAAAAAAGAAACCGACATCCTGGACGTCTGGTTCGATTCCGGCACGAGCTTCGCCGCCGTGCTGGAGAAGCGCAAGGAATGCCGCTTCCCGGCTGATCTCTACCTGGAAGGGTCGGACCAGCACCGCGGCTGGTTCCATTCCTCCCTGCTCGCCTCCGTGGGCAACCGCGGCCAGGCTCCGTACAAGGCCGTGCTCACACACGGCTACGTGGTGGACGGCGAGGGCAAGAAGATGTCCAAATCCGTGGGCAACGTGGTGGCCCCGCAGGAAATCATCGACAAGTACGGCGCCGAAATCCTGCGCATGTGGGTGGCCAGCGTGGACTACACCGAGGACGTGCGCATCTCCGAAGAGATCATGAGCCGCCTGGTGGACGCCTACCGCCGCATCCGCAACACCACGCGCTACCTGCTGGGCAACCTCTACGACTTCACGCCTGCCGACGCCGTGGCGGACAAGGACCTGCTCCCGCTGGACCGCTACGCCCTGGATCTCGCCGCGCGCAACCGGCGCAGGAACCGCGCCGCGTTCGAGAACTACGAATTTCATCGGGTGTTCCACAACATCCACAACGCCTGCGTCACGGACCTTTCTGCCTTCTATCTGGACTGCGTGAAGGACCGCCTTTACGCTTCCCGGGCAGATTCCATCGAACGCCGCTCCGCGCAGACCGTTATCTGGAAGACCCTGCTCTGGCTCCTGGCGGACATGGCTCCCATCCTGAGCTTCACGGCGGAGGAGGCCTTCGGCCATTTGCCCGATGCCCTGAAACCCGATGCGCGCACTGTTTTCGCCATGAAAGCGCCCGAACTGCCCGCGGCCCTGGACGGCCCCAAGCTTGATGCATTCGAGGCGCTGGCCGGCGTTCGCGCCGAGGTCACCAAGGCGATCGAGCCCCACCGCAAGTCCGGCGATATCGGCCACTCCCTCTCCGCAGTTGTCACCCTGTACGCCGACGACGAACTTCGGGAGTCCCTGGCCTTCACCGGCGCAGACCTTGCCGAAGCGTTCATCGTCTCCGGCGCTGAGCTCGCCCCGCTGGACGATGCGCCGGAAGGGATATACGAGGCCGAGGACATCAAGGGGCTGAAAGTGGCTGTGGCCCAGGCGTCCGGCGACAAGTGCGAGCGCTGCTGGAAAAAAGCCGGCGACGTGACTGCGCGCGAAGCGGTGGGCGAGGACGTCCCGGCCGGCGCCATGTGCACCCGTTGCGCTGCGGCCGTTGGCGCGGACTAGAAACAACCAACCCGACAGGACGACCATGGACCGCCGTCTGTCACACGCCGTTCTGCCCGCAGCGGCCGTCGTGCTTGCCGACCAGCTGAGCAAGCGCCTCGTGGTGTCCGCCGTGGAGCCCTACGCGGAGCGCATAGCCGTCATTCCGGGATTCTTCGACATCATTCACGTGCACAACACGGGCGCTGCGTTCAGCTTTCTGGCCGACGGCGCCGGCTGGCAGCGCTGGTTCTTTGTGGCGGTGTCGATCATCGCGGTTCTGGTGCTCGCCGGGATCATCATCCGCAGCCAACCGTCGCAACGATTCACCCTGCTCACCCTCGGACTCATCATGGGCGGCGCCGCAGGCAATCTCGTGGACCGGCTGTTCATCGGCCATGTCATCGACTTCCTGGACGTGTACGTGGGCTCGTACCACTGGCCGGCATTCAACGTGGCGGACAGCGCCATCAGCGTCGGCGTCGTCGGCCTGCTCGTTCTCATTATAACGAACAAAGAACGGCGCGCGCCCGAAAACGCAGAGCAGCAAACCACCATCCGCGAGGAGCGGAAATCATGACGAGCAACTGGATACTCACGGCGCTCATTCTGGCCCTTCCCATCATCCCGAATTTGTGGTCTATTTGGCATATCTTCTACAGGGACTTCCCCTCGTCCACGGAGAAGCTCGCCTGGCTCGGCGTTGCCGTGTTCATTCCGGTAATCGGCGGCGTCGTCTACATCCTGGTAGGCCGCCGACGCGCAGTTAAGCCAGCCAGGGACCATTAGGCGAACGGCCTCCAGGGCATACGACGATCAGAATACGCCTACTTTTTGATGAGGAATCTCATGAAACGCATATCCCTCCGCTTCATCGGCCTCGCGGTTCTGGGTTTCGCGGCCACAGCCTGCGTCTCCCAGCAAAATTTCAATGCCCTGCAGCAGCGGGTTTCGCAGCACGAGCAGCGGCTCGGCAGCGTCGAACAAATCCGCCCCAACCAGGCGAACCTCAGCGCGGAGTTGGACTCCCTGCGCTCGCAGATGGCCGATATCCGCGGCCGCATGGATGAGTTGGAACGCCGTTTTATCCGCCCGTCCACCTCGTCGCTGCCGCCCTACTCTGAACAGCCGGACACCATGCAGCAGGACCGCATGGCGCGTGCCCAAATTCCCGCAGACGAGTACCAGCGGCCCCAAGATCCTTCGGCAACGGACGAGGCTCTTGCCGATCTGGGCATGACCGGCTCGCAAGCCGCGGAACTCGGAGCTTCGGAAGCGGCCGTTCCCAGCCAACCATCCGATCCCGCGCAGCAGTTGTACGATGAGGCCCTGGCGCAGTTCAAGGCCCGCAACTACGAGAACGCACAACTCATGTGGGCCGATTTCGTGAAGAACAATCCCAGACACGATCTCGTGCCCAACGCCTTGTTCTGGCAAGGTGAGGCGTACTACCAGATGCAGCAATACCCGCAGGCGATTCTGGCGTACCAGGATGTCATCGCCAAGCACGAAGGAAGCTCCAAGTACCCGGCTGCATTGCTCAAGCAGGGTATTTCCTTCATTACCATCGGCAAGGAGCAGGCCGGCAAGCTCCAACTCAACGAGCTCATCCGCAAATTCCCGGATTCGCCGGAAGCCCAGCGCGCCCGCGACTTCCTGAAGAACCCCGGCTAGGACTCTCAAAACGACAATCACGATCGGGGCGACGCTGAACGCGTCGTCCCGTTTCATCTTGACGGACGCATCATGAACAACATCGCTTCGACGACAATCGATCCCTCGGCTCCACGGAAAGCGTATCGCAAGATCATCATGATCACCTTTCCCTCGGAGGTGTCCGGGTCGCCCATGGTCTGCAACCTCACGCGGCTCTACGACCTCAGTGTGAACATTCTGCGCGCCTCCATCACCCCCCGGCGTGACGGCTTCATGACGGTCGAGCTATTCGGCGATGAGGAGAAGTTTCACGAGGCCATCTCCTACCTCAAGGGTCTGGGCATCAAGATCAGCACTCCGGACCAGTCCATCTCCCGCGACGAGGATTCGTGCATGCAATGCGGCATGTGCATCGCGATCTGTCCCAGTGAGGCTCTGCGCTTGGACATCAACACCCGGCGTGTGATATTCGATATGGAGCGTTGCGCCGCGTGCGGCATGTGCACGCGGGTGTGCCCTGTCAAAGCCATGCACATCGTAGTGGAACAATAACACCCGGGCGATGCATGAAAGGATCCGAAGAAGATAGACGCGAATTTTCCCGCATTCGCACGCGGATAGAGGCACTGATGCGGCGTCTGGACGATCCCGAGGCGCCGCAGTTGTTCCATGAAACCGTGCTTCTTCCCGACGTGCGCAACATCTTCGTCGGCTCCAGCATCCAGAAAGAAATCGCCGACTTCCTCATCGCCCTGGATGCCAAGCTGGACACGCTCGTATCCATGGCCACCCGCGACCAGCTGGAGCAGGACTTCCCCATCATCGCGGATATCCACGAAATATCCGGAAACGGCTTCCGCTTCCATACCACCGAACATGTTGAACCGGGCGAGTACTTCGAGGCCGTACTCTTCCTCTCCCGCATGCCTCTGCGGCTTGCAGGCGCCGTGGGTGTAGTGCGCGACTTCCGGTCAGCCTGCACACAGCGACAGTGCTCACCGCAATGGGTGATCGAGTTCACCCGCATCCGCGAGCAGGACCTCGACGCCGTGGTGCAGTTCGTCTTCCAGGAGGAGCGACGCGCCATTCGCGAACAGAAACTCTACTCCAACGAAAAATAACCGCCATCAGGAGCACATGCATGTTTTCGCAGACCACGGTCATGGAGCGTCTCGTGGAGAAAATCTCCGACCGCGTCGTGGAGAATATCTCCCAGACCATAACCCAAACCGTGGAGAGGGAACTGCAGGAAAGCCTCTCCAAAGCAATGATCGAAGGCGAGTTCTACCGCGAGATGAACGAAGAAATGCGCGAGGGACTCCAGACCATCTACAGGGAAATCAAGAACGCTTCCCGCACTGACGAAGCGAAGGCGAGCGGCCAGACAACGGAACAGCTCTTCACCGAAGCCTCCAAACAGCTCGACGACATCCTCGCCACCACTGAAGAAGCCACCGTCTCCATTATGGACGTGGTGGAAAAGCATATGGAGCTGCAGAACAAGGCGAACGACCTGCTGGCCGGCCTGCGCAAAACGCGCAAGTCAAACCCCGCCATCCAGGAACTCATCGACATCAACGACGAGCTCGGCCAGAACCTCGTGCACATCATGACTTCGCTGAGCTTCCAGGACCTCACGGGCCAACGAATCAAGAAGATCATCAACGCGCTCAAAACAATCGAATCGACGGTGTTCGAACTGTATCTTTCCACAGGCCTGACCATGAAAGCGCGCGAGGAAGCCCCGGAAAAGGACCTGGAGTCCATCCGCGAGGAATCCAAGGCCAGGATGTCGCAACTCAAAGGACCACAGCGGGAGTCTTCCCAGGACGACGTGGACGACCTGCTCTCTCAACTGGGTCTCGAATAATCCGGAGACTGCATGGAAACAAAACACATCACCATCATCGGCGCTGGTCCTGCCGGGCTCTCGGCCGCCATCTACGCCGCTCGGGCCGGCCTCTCCACCCTGGTGCTCGGCTGCGCCCCCAAAATCGCCGGCGACTACGACATCGACAACTACTTCGGCTTTCCCGAAACCATCACCGGCAAGGAGCTCGTAGAGCGCGGCCGCGCTCAGGCCGAACGTTTCGGCGCGGACATCCGCTGCGACCGTGTCCTCGGCATCCACCTGGACGAGGAAATGCGCTATACCGTGAAAACCGAGTCCGGCGAAGTGAAGACCTGCGCCGTTATCCTGGCCACCGGCGTCTCCCGCGTCCGGCCAGGTGTGGAAAACCTGGGCGACTACGAAGGCAAGGGCGTTTCGTATTGCGTGAGTTGCGACGGCTTCTTCGTCCGCGGCAAAAAGGTCGTGGTCGTCGGCGAGGGTATCTTTGCCGCCAACCAGGCCCTGGAACTGACCAACTATACCTCGGACATCACCATCATCACCCAGGGCAAAAAGCCCGAGATGAGCGAAAACTTCCTCAAGCAACTCGCCGACGCCTCCATCCCCGTGCTGGAAAAGAAGGCGGTCCGCCTCGAAGGTGAGAACGGCCTGGAGCGCGTCGTGCTCGACAATGACGAAACCATTGATGCGGAAGGCCTGTTCGTAGCCATTGGCGAGGCATCATCCTCGGATTTCGCCTATTCCCTGGGCATTGAACGCAATGGCGTGTTCCTGGTGGCGGACGAGAAGAAAGCCACGAACATTCCCGGCGTGTTTGCTGCGGGCGACTGCCGTGGAGGATTTCTGCAAATCAGCGTGGCCGTGGGCGAAGGCGCCGTGGCCGCCAAGTCCGCCATCAGCTACGTGAAGAAGGAATGCCCGAATATGAAGACGGGCTGACACACGTGTTGACACCCCTGGCCAATTGGTCTATGTATTTCTGCTCTTTTAATGATTAAAAGGGCCTATAGCTCAGTTGGCAGAGCCACCGGCTCATAACCGGCAGGTCCCAGGTTCGAATCCTGGTAGGCCCACCAGAAGGAAGAATCATTGCTGGGGTCCGCGACATCTTCGCTCAAATCCGCCTCCAGGCGGACATATCATTGTTGATGCTCCTTGGGAGACTTTCCTGAGGAGCATCTTCTTTTTGGCGCCATGAAACTGAACGACATCATCCGAATTATCGAGGAAACCGCTCCCCTGGCCGCACAGGCCCCATGGGACCAGAGCGGCATTCAGATTCCCGGCTCAGCAGACAAAGCCGACGACGTTCGGACCGTGGCCGTCACCATAGACCCCACGCCGGCCGCCATGGCGCGCTGCATCGACGAGAACGCAGACCTCATTCTCACACACCACCCTCTGGCTATAGAGCCGAAACGGCTCAGCGACGGCGGGCCATACCTGGAAACCACGCGTCTCGTCATCTCTTCCGGCGCGACCCTCTACGCCGCGCACACCTCGCTGGACGCCAATCCCAACGGCCCGGCCGGCTGGCTGGCCCGCGAACTCGACCTGCAGGACATGACCCCGCTGGAGATCACCAGGCGTGTACACACCCGCGGCGCCATCTTTCCCGTAAGCCCTGACGACGAACAGCATGTTGGCCGTTGGAAGGAGCTGCCCGGCGTGGTGGATGTGCAACTGCTGGATGACGAATGTTTTCTGCTGCACGAAGAGGACGCCTGGAGCGCCATACGCTCCGTGGTGGCCGCCGACCTTGCCGACATGGCCGCGTTCAACATGGTGGACACCGCCATGGACGACGTCCTCTTCGGCATCGGCCAGGTGGGCTCCCTGCCGGAGCCGCTGGGCTGGAACGAATTTCTCGAACGCATCGCCGGTTCCATCGGTAATGCGCTTATGGTGGGCAAGATTCCGCCCCACCTCAACGCACCGGCAACGGTCTCGCGCGTGGCAATCTGCCCGGGTTCCGGTTCCTCGCTGGCCGGCGCCGCACGGGCCCGACGGGCGGATGTTCTGATAACCGGCGACGTAAAGTACCACGCAGCCCTGGAAGCCCCTCTGCCCATGGTGGACGTAGGGCACTTCTGCCTGGAGGAGGAAATGATGCGTCGTTTCGCCTCCCTGCTGGCTGCAAGTCTGTCCGCATTGAATCCCAAGACCCGGGTCGTATTCGTCCCCGGGTACGAGCCGCGCACGCTGCTCGGCTCCACGTCCGGTGCATAGAACCGCGCCGGCCGTGCATTCTGGAGCATGACGCTCCGGCACTTTTTCGTGACCGAGGAGGAAAGAAGTGAGCATCTATCTGAAGCAAATCGAACAGCTTGTCGCCCTGCAACGGGTGGACAGTGAACTCATAAGCCTGAAAGAAGAGCTTGAAAACGCCCCGAAAGAGGTGGAAGAGCTCGAGGCCAACTACGGCCAGTACCGCGAGCGCAAGGACCAGATCCTCGAGAAGATCGACTATCTGCAATCCCAGCAAAAACGGCTCGATTCCGAGATCTCCGACGACGACCTGAAGATCAAGAAGTCCAAAAACAAACTCATGATGGCGTCCAACACCAAGGAATACCACGCCATGATGCGCGAAATGGACAACATCGAAAAGCTCAACCGCATGCGCGAGGAAGAGCGGATGGCCCTGGTGGAAGAACTGGAGCGCCAACGCGCCGCGCTGGAGGAAGTGGAGTCCGAATCCTCCTCCCTCA
This DNA window, taken from Oceanidesulfovibrio indonesiensis, encodes the following:
- a CDS encoding Nif3-like dinuclear metal center hexameric protein; translation: MKLNDIIRIIEETAPLAAQAPWDQSGIQIPGSADKADDVRTVAVTIDPTPAAMARCIDENADLILTHHPLAIEPKRLSDGGPYLETTRLVISSGATLYAAHTSLDANPNGPAGWLARELDLQDMTPLEITRRVHTRGAIFPVSPDDEQHVGRWKELPGVVDVQLLDDECFLLHEEDAWSAIRSVVAADLADMAAFNMVDTAMDDVLFGIGQVGSLPEPLGWNEFLERIAGSIGNALMVGKIPPHLNAPATVSRVAICPGSGSSLAGAARARRADVLITGDVKYHAALEAPLPMVDVGHFCLEEEMMRRFASLLAASLSALNPKTRVVFVPGYEPRTLLGSTSGA
- the lspA gene encoding signal peptidase II, producing MDRRLSHAVLPAAAVVLADQLSKRLVVSAVEPYAERIAVIPGFFDIIHVHNTGAAFSFLADGAGWQRWFFVAVSIIAVLVLAGIIIRSQPSQRFTLLTLGLIMGGAAGNLVDRLFIGHVIDFLDVYVGSYHWPAFNVADSAISVGVVGLLVLIITNKERRAPENAEQQTTIREERKS
- a CDS encoding PLD nuclease N-terminal domain-containing protein, whose protein sequence is MTSNWILTALILALPIIPNLWSIWHIFYRDFPSSTEKLAWLGVAVFIPVIGGVVYILVGRRRAVKPARDH
- a CDS encoding NAD(P)/FAD-dependent oxidoreductase — its product is METKHITIIGAGPAGLSAAIYAARAGLSTLVLGCAPKIAGDYDIDNYFGFPETITGKELVERGRAQAERFGADIRCDRVLGIHLDEEMRYTVKTESGEVKTCAVILATGVSRVRPGVENLGDYEGKGVSYCVSCDGFFVRGKKVVVVGEGIFAANQALELTNYTSDITIITQGKKPEMSENFLKQLADASIPVLEKKAVRLEGENGLERVVLDNDETIDAEGLFVAIGEASSSDFAYSLGIERNGVFLVADEKKATNIPGVFAAGDCRGGFLQISVAVGEGAVAAKSAISYVKKECPNMKTG
- the ybgF gene encoding tol-pal system protein YbgF, whose amino-acid sequence is MKRISLRFIGLAVLGFAATACVSQQNFNALQQRVSQHEQRLGSVEQIRPNQANLSAELDSLRSQMADIRGRMDELERRFIRPSTSSLPPYSEQPDTMQQDRMARAQIPADEYQRPQDPSATDEALADLGMTGSQAAELGASEAAVPSQPSDPAQQLYDEALAQFKARNYENAQLMWADFVKNNPRHDLVPNALFWQGEAYYQMQQYPQAILAYQDVIAKHEGSSKYPAALLKQGISFITIGKEQAGKLQLNELIRKFPDSPEAQRARDFLKNPG
- a CDS encoding PilZ domain-containing protein produces the protein MKGSEEDRREFSRIRTRIEALMRRLDDPEAPQLFHETVLLPDVRNIFVGSSIQKEIADFLIALDAKLDTLVSMATRDQLEQDFPIIADIHEISGNGFRFHTTEHVEPGEYFEAVLFLSRMPLRLAGAVGVVRDFRSACTQRQCSPQWVIEFTRIREQDLDAVVQFVFQEERRAIREQKLYSNEK
- a CDS encoding zinc ribbon domain-containing protein, translating into MSIYLKQIEQLVALQRVDSELISLKEELENAPKEVEELEANYGQYRERKDQILEKIDYLQSQQKRLDSEISDDDLKIKKSKNKLMMASNTKEYHAMMREMDNIEKLNRMREEERMALVEELERQRAALEEVESESSSLKEELDEKQSTLDQRVEQVEARLVELEKQRKAAGQHVPGPVLGRYEFIRSRLSAPVIVPVIEGVCTGCNIAIPPQGFIELQKGQQILNCPNCQRLIYWCEHFEESHQPIPGKPQVAARKQPEAAEEAE
- a CDS encoding protein phosphatase CheZ — translated: MFSQTTVMERLVEKISDRVVENISQTITQTVERELQESLSKAMIEGEFYREMNEEMREGLQTIYREIKNASRTDEAKASGQTTEQLFTEASKQLDDILATTEEATVSIMDVVEKHMELQNKANDLLAGLRKTRKSNPAIQELIDINDELGQNLVHIMTSLSFQDLTGQRIKKIINALKTIESTVFELYLSTGLTMKAREEAPEKDLESIREESKARMSQLKGPQRESSQDDVDDLLSQLGLE
- the ileS gene encoding isoleucine--tRNA ligase, giving the protein MSDYKQTLHLPTTSFPMKANLKQREPEMLKRWEEIDAYEAMVAASGESGEYVLHDGPPYANGHIHLGTALNKVLKDIIVKSRNMMGFSSRYVPGWDCHGLPIEHKVALELKEKGKVIPPLAVRKRCRDYASKFLDIQRKEFKRLGVMGHWDEPYQTMHPEYEAATAGELARFMGQGSVARNKKPIHWCLSCQTALAEAEVEYAPHASPSIYVAFPMEDGEKFGQVFPDANAADTCAVIWTTTPWTIPDNMAVAVHPDLEYALVSADGNFYIVAKELVESLAETFGWADWSIKATTTGDKLEGLVARHPFYDRPSPLVLGQHVTLEAGTGLVHTAPGHGREDYETGLEYGLEILSPMDDSGRFLESVEHFAGLNVWEANPKVIEILKSRGRLLSLSRVEHSYPHCWRCKEPVIFRATTQWFITMEANDLRKKALNAIDNEVRWIPSWGRERIHNMIANRPDWCISRQRTWGVPIVALLCEACDEAYFDQIWVEAVVAKFATHERGCDYWFEAELDELLAMPNAPTACPTCGASKWKKETDILDVWFDSGTSFAAVLEKRKECRFPADLYLEGSDQHRGWFHSSLLASVGNRGQAPYKAVLTHGYVVDGEGKKMSKSVGNVVAPQEIIDKYGAEILRMWVASVDYTEDVRISEEIMSRLVDAYRRIRNTTRYLLGNLYDFTPADAVADKDLLPLDRYALDLAARNRRRNRAAFENYEFHRVFHNIHNACVTDLSAFYLDCVKDRLYASRADSIERRSAQTVIWKTLLWLLADMAPILSFTAEEAFGHLPDALKPDARTVFAMKAPELPAALDGPKLDAFEALAGVRAEVTKAIEPHRKSGDIGHSLSAVVTLYADDELRESLAFTGADLAEAFIVSGAELAPLDDAPEGIYEAEDIKGLKVAVAQASGDKCERCWKKAGDVTAREAVGEDVPAGAMCTRCAAAVGAD
- a CDS encoding NIL domain-containing protein: MNNIASTTIDPSAPRKAYRKIIMITFPSEVSGSPMVCNLTRLYDLSVNILRASITPRRDGFMTVELFGDEEKFHEAISYLKGLGIKISTPDQSISRDEDSCMQCGMCIAICPSEALRLDINTRRVIFDMERCAACGMCTRVCPVKAMHIVVEQ